Part of the Prochlorococcus marinus CUG1435 genome, GATGCTCCTTTAAAGTCTTTACATGTCCATGAGATATGTTTCCTAGCAATAAGCAAGCCGTGATCTCCTTTTTCTTCTATTAATTCATCAAGATGCTCAATAATTAAATATAGTTTTTCTTCTGTGTTTGGTTCTTTAAAGTTTTTATTTTCTCTAATGGCATAATCTATTTCTCCTATTTTCCATGGTGATCCTAAAATCCCTCTTCCAATCATTACACCATCAGCATTTGTTTTTTTTAAACAATTAAGAGCGTCATCTGGATTTTTGATATCTCCGTTAGCAATTACTGGAATTTCTAATAACCTTTTAAGACTCCCGATCATTTCCCAATCTGACTTGCCCGAAAAACCCTGCTTTCTAGTTCTTCCATGAATTGTGATCATTGTTGCTCCTGCATCCTGAAGCTTTAATAAGAAATCCTCTATATTTTCTTCTTTACTATCCCATCCGAGTCGTGTTTTTACTGTGACAGGAATTTTGACAGCTTTTACGACATTTTTGACTAATTCTATAGCAAGTTTTCGGTCTTTAATTAAGGCACTGCCTCCACCTTTCTTTGCAATTTTTTTTACTGGACATCCCATATTTATATCAATTAAGAAAGCTCCAGAGTCCTCAGCTTGTTTCGCGGCTTCAGAAACAGCAAATGGCCTATTATCAAATATTTGTACTCCAATTGGACCGTCTTCTAAATCTATTTGATTGATTTTTTGTATTCCAAATCCTTTTTTAAGACTTGTGGCATTTATCATTTCTGTAAAAAGTAAAGAGTTTGGAGCCCATTTACGTACAAGTCTCCTAAAAATGTTATCTGTAACTCCTGCCAAAGGCGATAGCATGACCTTACTCGTAATTATCCTGTTAACTCCCCTCCCTCTAAGCTTTATATTTGAAGACATATAATTTTTAATTTAATTAATCTTTATTTATTATAAATTCAG contains:
- the dusB gene encoding tRNA dihydrouridine synthase DusB: MSSNIKLRGRGVNRIITSKVMLSPLAGVTDNIFRRLVRKWAPNSLLFTEMINATSLKKGFGIQKINQIDLEDGPIGVQIFDNRPFAVSEAAKQAEDSGAFLIDINMGCPVKKIAKKGGGSALIKDRKLAIELVKNVVKAVKIPVTVKTRLGWDSKEENIEDFLLKLQDAGATMITIHGRTRKQGFSGKSDWEMIGSLKRLLEIPVIANGDIKNPDDALNCLKKTNADGVMIGRGILGSPWKIGEIDYAIRENKNFKEPNTEEKLYLIIEHLDELIEEKGDHGLLIARKHISWTCKDFKGASNLRNKLVRAVDKNEVKKLIKKMIKTLNNEKNILV